The Litchfieldia alkalitelluris genome has a window encoding:
- a CDS encoding Flp family type IVb pilin: MMNKLKALVIEEQGQGMTEYGLVLGVLAVGVVGLLVTFRGQIVTLFTNVTTAITQSLGGTTTP; encoded by the coding sequence ATGATGAACAAATTAAAAGCACTAGTAATTGAAGAACAAGGACAAGGGATGACAGAGTATGGATTAGTATTAGGTGTTCTTGCAGTAGGAGTGGTTGGACTTTTAGTTACTTTCCGCGGACAAATTGTAACATTGTTTACTAACGTGACAACAGCTATAACACAATCTTTAGGTGGAACAACAACACCATAA
- a CDS encoding DUF192 domain-containing protein, giving the protein MELYNLSNQTVIADNVGRAYSFIKRLKGLMFTKTLNSGTGLHIKPCLSVHTFFMKYPIDILYLNQNNEIVALDQAMSPGKVGKVYRDVQSVIELPAGTIEQMKIEINQIIKLT; this is encoded by the coding sequence TTGGAGCTGTATAACCTGAGTAATCAAACAGTAATAGCAGATAATGTTGGTAGAGCATATTCGTTCATTAAGAGATTAAAAGGCTTAATGTTTACGAAAACACTCAACTCAGGAACAGGATTACACATTAAACCCTGTCTATCCGTTCACACTTTTTTTATGAAGTATCCAATTGATATTCTTTATCTTAATCAAAACAATGAGATTGTTGCTTTGGATCAAGCAATGAGTCCAGGAAAAGTAGGCAAGGTATATCGAGATGTTCAATCTGTTATTGAATTGCCTGCTGGAACAATCGAACAAATGAAAATAGAAATCAATCAAATTATCAAGTTAACTTGA
- a CDS encoding aspartyl-phosphate phosphatase Spo0E family protein: MYNLKFIIENKRTEMILLAKEHGFTAKVTVRCSQELDRLINLHQQTSIQETEQYEMTN; this comes from the coding sequence ATGTATAACCTTAAATTTATAATTGAAAATAAAAGAACGGAAATGATATTGCTAGCCAAGGAACATGGGTTTACTGCAAAAGTAACAGTCCGCTGTAGCCAAGAATTGGATCGTTTAATTAATCTCCATCAGCAAACATCGATACAGGAAACTGAGCAATATGAAATGACAAATTAA
- a CDS encoding DUF418 domain-containing protein, whose protein sequence is MKETSLTPIAPIERIHAIDIIRGFSIFGIFLVNMLSFHSPMLYINPEKWWTDSVDIYTLGFIDLFAQANFYTLFSFLFGFGLVIFHQRVKQKGYSFAPLISRRLAVLLLFGCIHAFLIWHGDILISYAIIGAICLFFLRVRPITLLVTALLLIFVPSFLFFSFLLLAYMLEPEMMSIPHSQDLALQTTEVYHAGSFLEITIQRMNDWYYVNNLENGVFLVLTLLPMFLLGAFIAKKDWFSNNDHQKAVRRMWLISGMIAIVFKMVPYVADKNLATEYLQDSIGGPAVALFYASSIVLLVRNKKWRKVLTPFAHVGKLSLSNYLLQSLICTMIFYSYGLGYYGQITPFEGLIMTIVIYLLQVLLSKWWLNNYLYGPVEWLWRTLTYAKRQPMKNRRTSPSSQ, encoded by the coding sequence TTGAAGGAAACTAGTCTTACACCTATTGCTCCAATAGAACGAATACATGCGATAGATATAATTAGAGGTTTTTCAATATTTGGTATTTTCTTAGTAAATATGCTTTCATTTCATTCTCCGATGCTTTATATAAATCCGGAGAAATGGTGGACGGACAGCGTGGACATTTACACATTAGGTTTTATTGATCTGTTTGCTCAAGCTAATTTTTATACGCTATTTTCATTCTTGTTTGGTTTTGGTCTAGTGATCTTTCATCAACGAGTCAAGCAAAAGGGATATTCTTTTGCTCCCCTTATTTCAAGAAGATTAGCTGTGTTGTTACTTTTTGGCTGTATTCATGCATTTCTAATTTGGCATGGTGATATATTGATATCCTATGCGATTATAGGTGCGATATGTCTCTTCTTTCTACGTGTTAGGCCTATCACACTACTTGTGACTGCTTTACTATTGATTTTTGTTCCATCGTTTTTGTTTTTCAGTTTCTTGCTGTTAGCGTATATGTTAGAGCCTGAAATGATGTCAATACCACATTCACAGGATTTAGCACTTCAGACGACCGAAGTTTATCACGCAGGGTCATTTCTAGAGATTACCATTCAGAGAATGAACGATTGGTATTATGTAAATAATTTAGAAAATGGTGTCTTTTTAGTATTAACCTTATTACCGATGTTTCTATTAGGTGCCTTTATTGCTAAGAAAGACTGGTTTTCTAATAATGATCATCAGAAGGCCGTTCGTAGAATGTGGTTGATATCGGGAATGATCGCTATTGTATTTAAGATGGTTCCATATGTAGCAGATAAAAACTTGGCAACCGAGTATTTACAAGATAGTATCGGTGGCCCTGCCGTAGCCCTGTTTTATGCATCATCTATTGTCTTACTTGTCCGGAATAAGAAATGGAGGAAAGTATTAACTCCATTTGCCCATGTGGGTAAGTTATCATTAAGTAATTATTTACTTCAATCATTGATTTGTACGATGATATTTTATAGCTATGGATTGGGGTATTATGGTCAAATTACCCCGTTTGAAGGATTAATTATGACAATTGTAATCTACTTATTACAAGTCCTTCTTAGTAAGTGGTGGTTAAATAACTATCTGTATGGTCCTGTAGAATGGCTCTGGAGAACACTGACTTATGCTAAAAGGCAGCCGATGAAAAATAGGAGGACTAGTCCTAGTAGTCAATAA
- a CDS encoding spore germination protein, whose product MPAIVGAVKVNSIGNSSIFNIGDVFNIAPYSQAKTFAGAGSFNTGDGMQVYNQRSVTNTYDTDTIDQVNVANA is encoded by the coding sequence ATGCCAGCTATTGTGGGAGCCGTAAAAGTAAATAGTATCGGGAACAGTAGCATTTTCAATATAGGGGATGTCTTTAATATTGCCCCATACAGTCAGGCCAAGACCTTTGCAGGTGCTGGATCCTTTAATACTGGTGATGGCATGCAAGTGTATAATCAACGTAGTGTCACAAACACTTATGATACTGATACAATCGATCAGGTTAATGTTGCGAACGCATAA
- a CDS encoding spore germination protein GerPB, which produces MNFYINQNISIQYFKIGSVSNSSVLQIGSAGMIKSLSNNYNTGGFLEAAPETSEPIEGPVVPLQPPSTA; this is translated from the coding sequence ATGAATTTTTACATCAATCAAAATATCTCAATACAATATTTCAAAATAGGTAGTGTAAGCAATTCATCAGTTCTTCAAATTGGTAGTGCTGGGATGATTAAATCACTATCAAACAATTATAATACAGGTGGTTTTTTAGAGGCAGCTCCCGAAACTTCAGAACCAATTGAAGGTCCAGTTGTTCCCTTACAACCACCTTCCACAGCTTAG
- the gerPC gene encoding spore germination protein GerPC, whose translation MYGSYYEIIAYLNDLHKYVEFQNKRIEALEQQIKQFQRSIIELQQKPSTTIERIEYKFDQLKVETLEGTLNIGLNPMDGETIEDFSVAQGKMNVPDIRKSNPGEHVHPVVDSIQSEITNYLDNDCIEFIKKLEQDTNHPLEDSYREFIIDDISHQIPDRIKVYIQQQQGLLNSNERLQEIKENTIKKVIIDIQNSISSFFTNIPNEMKGG comes from the coding sequence ATGTACGGATCCTATTACGAAATCATCGCATACTTAAATGACTTACATAAGTATGTTGAATTTCAGAATAAAAGAATTGAAGCGTTGGAACAACAAATTAAGCAATTCCAAAGATCGATTATTGAGTTACAACAAAAGCCATCTACAACGATCGAACGGATTGAGTATAAATTTGACCAACTTAAAGTAGAAACTCTAGAAGGTACACTTAATATCGGGCTAAATCCTATGGATGGAGAAACAATAGAAGATTTTAGTGTAGCACAAGGAAAAATGAATGTCCCAGACATACGTAAAAGCAATCCAGGAGAACATGTTCATCCAGTAGTTGATTCGATTCAGTCTGAGATTACAAATTACCTTGATAATGATTGTATTGAGTTCATCAAAAAGCTTGAACAAGACACAAATCATCCACTTGAGGACTCTTACCGAGAATTCATTATTGACGATATCAGTCATCAAATACCAGATCGCATTAAAGTCTATATCCAACAACAGCAAGGTCTTTTAAACTCAAATGAACGATTACAAGAAATTAAGGAAAACACAATAAAAAAAGTAATTATAGATATTCAAAATTCCATTTCTTCATTTTTCACAAATATACCAAATGAGATGAAAGGTGGTTAA
- a CDS encoding spore gernimation protein GerPD, translated as MNFSVVNRELNVGHIDIVAVSSSSVFLVGDTRTITLSSSFDTPPESLIIGPFVPLAPEVG; from the coding sequence TTGAACTTTTCTGTGGTTAATCGCGAATTAAATGTTGGACATATTGATATTGTTGCCGTATCCTCATCTTCTGTCTTTTTAGTTGGGGATACAAGGACAATCACTCTTTCCTCATCCTTTGATACACCACCAGAATCATTAATAATCGGGCCATTTGTGCCCTTAGCACCTGAAGTGGGTTAA
- a CDS encoding spore germination protein GerPE — protein sequence MFRRLSRVNTIYVNSVSFSSTFEIGDSKYITPVMRALAVKREFPLFFSNEGNFNEYSVFTRPIPQVPTEEIFNMTVSNEAPSINVNSIRVTGISSSSVVHIGSTNLINAEARIKHIRQLLRQPGDESTQLSEPMEDTANPEEVSEQTIDSTEEGG from the coding sequence ATGTTCAGAAGACTTTCTAGGGTTAATACTATTTATGTTAATTCTGTGTCATTTAGTTCTACTTTCGAAATTGGTGATTCGAAATACATCACTCCTGTCATGAGAGCATTAGCAGTAAAAAGGGAATTCCCCTTATTCTTTTCAAATGAAGGAAATTTTAATGAATACTCTGTATTCACACGACCAATACCACAAGTTCCTACAGAGGAAATTTTTAATATGACTGTATCAAATGAAGCACCATCAATTAATGTGAATAGTATACGAGTAACAGGGATTTCTTCTTCCTCAGTTGTGCACATTGGATCTACTAATTTAATCAATGCCGAAGCAAGGATAAAACATATTAGGCAGCTCCTTCGCCAACCAGGAGATGAATCGACACAGCTATCAGAACCAATGGAAGATACAGCTAACCCTGAAGAAGTAAGTGAACAAACAATAGACTCTACAGAAGAAGGAGGCTGA
- a CDS encoding spore germination protein, translating into MPSIVGPCKINSIDGGVVNFGDSFYLSPKSAGKAAAGSGAFNTGDFIATNSAVNATNTADPDGNDQQVTANS; encoded by the coding sequence ATGCCATCCATTGTTGGACCTTGTAAAATAAATAGTATTGATGGCGGAGTTGTTAACTTTGGCGATTCCTTCTATCTCTCGCCTAAAAGCGCAGGCAAAGCAGCTGCAGGATCAGGAGCTTTTAACACAGGTGATTTCATTGCTACAAACAGTGCTGTGAATGCCACGAACACTGCCGATCCCGATGGTAATGATCAACAAGTTACAGCTAATTCCTAA
- a CDS encoding spore germination protein, translating into MPSIVGPIKINSVGGGVVNFGDAFYLSPKSTSKTMAGSGAFNTGDFIMTNNGINATNTIDPDINDQQVAGNA; encoded by the coding sequence ATGCCATCGATCGTAGGTCCAATTAAAATAAATAGTGTCGGCGGAGGCGTTGTGAATTTCGGGGACGCTTTTTACTTATCACCAAAAAGCACATCCAAGACAATGGCTGGATCTGGGGCTTTTAACACGGGTGATTTTATTATGACAAACAATGGAATTAATGCCACAAACACAATAGATCCAGATATTAACGACCAACAGGTTGCTGGCAATGCCTAG
- a CDS encoding DegV family protein: protein MKKKIAWVTDSTASFSKEDQDWLKDNHVYVIPLTVIFGEQLYREGIEITTEEFYEKMSTSSISPSTSQPTLGEFIDLYTQLKESYDEAVVIHVSGKLSGTYSTSVQAAEMVDFPIHSVDSWIGSFPLKRMVISAIELYKQGVDIPDIIDYLVKIREKCRLVLLPSSLEQLKKSGRVSNFGSFVGTLLQIKPILAFKDGKVNMIEKVRSYNKAENTLLAKFHESYENGILHDIAVLYTGEISVTEKVATTLKEKYKELRVELVPLIPVAGVHTGIGTVGIAWIEKLEK, encoded by the coding sequence ATGAAAAAAAAAATCGCTTGGGTCACTGATTCTACAGCAAGCTTTTCAAAAGAAGATCAGGATTGGCTAAAAGATAATCATGTTTATGTCATTCCTTTAACAGTTATCTTTGGTGAACAATTATACCGAGAAGGAATTGAGATCACCACTGAGGAGTTTTATGAAAAAATGAGCACTTCAAGTATTTCTCCATCCACCTCTCAGCCTACTCTCGGAGAATTCATTGATTTATATACACAGTTAAAAGAGTCCTATGATGAAGCAGTTGTGATTCATGTATCTGGAAAGCTTTCAGGCACATATTCGACTTCTGTACAAGCAGCAGAAATGGTTGACTTCCCTATACATAGCGTTGATTCTTGGATTGGCTCATTTCCATTAAAAAGAATGGTTATATCAGCTATTGAATTATACAAGCAGGGTGTTGATATACCTGATATCATTGACTATTTAGTAAAAATAAGAGAAAAATGTAGATTAGTGCTTTTACCATCTAGCTTGGAGCAACTAAAGAAAAGCGGAAGGGTTTCTAATTTCGGTTCTTTTGTTGGCACCTTATTACAAATTAAACCAATTCTTGCGTTTAAAGATGGTAAAGTCAATATGATTGAAAAGGTACGTTCATATAATAAAGCTGAAAATACGCTTTTAGCCAAATTCCACGAAAGCTATGAGAATGGAATTCTCCATGATATAGCTGTCCTTTATACTGGAGAAATTTCTGTCACAGAGAAGGTTGCTACAACGTTAAAAGAAAAATATAAGGAATTGCGCGTTGAACTTGTTCCCCTTATCCCTGTTGCAGGTGTGCATACTGGGATTGGGACTGTTGGAATTGCTTGGATTGAGAAGCTGGAGAAGTAA